A part of Liolophura sinensis isolate JHLJ2023 chromosome 1, CUHK_Ljap_v2, whole genome shotgun sequence genomic DNA contains:
- the LOC135463934 gene encoding uncharacterized protein LOC135463934 has protein sequence MRCYKIKKYVLDNVFDDVFDGVLGGVFDDVLCGVFDGVFDDMFGDVFDGVLDGVFGGVFDSAIDGMFDSVIDGRFDDMFGDVLDGVLDGVCGVFDAVFGGVFDGAFDGVFGSVFDCVFGGLVDGVFVFDDMFGDVFDGVLDGVCGVFGGAFDGVFGGVFDCVLGGVFGGVLGGVFNGVFGGVLGGVFHGVLDNVVDGVFDAALDSLFGGLFDGEFGGVCDGVFDDLFDGVFDGVLGDMFGDVFDAVLDSVFRGVLGGVFDGVFDDVFVGKIDGMSGDVFDGVFDSVFRGVFDGVSRGVFDGVLCGVFDNVFNGELCGLFDCVLGGVVDGVIDGVLGGVFDGLFNGVIGGVLGGVFDDVFGGVLSGVFGGVFDGVFDGVFGDVFDSVIVGLLGGVPNDVFDGVFGGVLAGVFGGVFDGVFGGVLCDVFGGVFDGVFGGVSGCVLGGVFDGVFGGVLCDVFGGVFDGEFGRVLGGMFGGVFDGVFGGLVGGVFDSVLGSVRGGVLGGVFVGVFGGVFDGVFGGVLSGVFGGVFDGVFGGMHGGVFDSVLGGVRGGVLGGGFGGVFGGVFGGVLGGVFGGVRYGMFDLSLMLHFDNIPRMVRFQHQTAIPLRTC, from the exons ATGCGGTGTTACAAAATCAAGAAGTATGTGCTTGATAATGTGTTTGATGATGTGTTTGATGGTGTGCTTGGTGGTGTGTTTGATGATGTGCTGTGTGGTGTGTTTGATGGTGTGTTTGATGATATGTTTGGTGATGTGTTTGATGGTGTGCTTGATGGCGTGTTTGGTGGTGTGTTTGATAGTGCAATTGATGGTATGTTTGATAGTGTGATTGATGGTAGGTTTGATGATATGTTTGGTGATGTGCTTGATGGTGTGCTTGATGGTGTTTGTGGTGTGTTTGATGCTGTGTTTGGTGGTGTGTTTGATGGTGCGTTTGATGGTGTGTTTGGTAGTGTGTTTGATTGTGTGTTTGGTGGTTTGGTTGAtggtgtgtttgtg TTTGATGATATGTTTGGTGATGTGTTTGATGGTGTGCTTGATGGTGTTTGTGGTGTGTTTGGTGGTGCGTTTGATGGTGTGTTTGGTGGTGTGTTTGACTGTGTGCTTGGTGGTGTGTTTGGTGGGGTGCTTGGTGGTGTGTTTAATGGCGTGTTTGGTGGTGTGCTTGGTGGTGTGTTTCATGGTGTGCTTGATAATGTGGTTGATGGTGTGTTTGATGCTGCGCTTGATAGTTTGTTTGGTGGTCTGTTTGATGGTGAGTTTGGCGGTGTGTGTGATGGTGTGTTTGATGATCTGTTTGATGGTGTGTTTGATGGTGTGTTAGGTGATATGTTTGGTGATGTGTTTGATGCTGTGCTTGATAGTGTGTTTCGTGGTGTGCTTGGTGGTGTGTTTGATGGTGTGTTTGATGATGTGTTTGTTGGTAAAATTGATGGTATGTCTGGTGATGTGTTTGATGGTGTGTTTGATAGTGTGTTTCGTGGTGTGTTTGATGGTGTGTCCCGTGGTGTGTTTGATGGTGTGCTTTGTGGTGTGTTTGATAATGTATTTAATGGTGAGCTTTGTGGTTTGTTTGATTGTGTGCTTGGTGGTGTGGTTGATGGTGTGATTGATGGGGTGCTTGGTGGTGTGTTTGATGGTTTGTTTAATGGTGTGATTGGTGGTGTGCTTGGTGGTGTGTTTGATGACGTGTTTGGTGGTGTGCTTAGTGGTGTGTTTGGTGGCGTGTTTGATGGTGTGTTTGATGGCGTGTTTGGTGATGTGTTTGATAGTGTGATTGTTGGTCTGCTTGGTGGTGTGCCTAATGATGTGTTTGATGGCGTGTTTGGTGGTGTGCTTGCTGGTGTGTTTGGTGGTGTGTTTGATGGCGTGTTTGGTGGTGTGCTTTGTGATGTGTTTGGTGGTGTGTTTGATGGCGTGTTTGGTGGTGTGAGTGGTTGTGTGCTTGGTGGTGTGTTTGATGGCGTGTTTGGTGGTGTGCTTTGTGATGTGTTTGGTGGTGTGTTTGATGGTGAGTTTGGTCGTGTGCTTGGTGGTATGTTTGGTGGTGTGTTTGATGGCGTGTTTGGTGGTTTGGTTGGTGGTGTGTTTGATAGTGTGCTTGGTAGTGTACGTGGTGGTGTGCTTGGTGGTGTGTTTGTTGGCGTGTTTGGTGGAGTGTTTGATGGTGTGTTTGGTGGTGTGCTTAGTGGTGTGTTTGGTGGTGTGTTTGATGGCGTATTTGGTGGTATGCATGGTGGTGTGTTTGATAGTGTGCTTGGTGGTGTGCGTGGTGGTGTGCTTGGTGGTGGGTTTGGTGGCGTGTTTGGTGGTGTGTTTGGTGGTGTGCTTGGTGGTGTGTTTGGTGGTGTGCGTTATGGTATGTTTGATCTCTCGTTGATGCTGCACTTTGATAATATACCAAGAATGGTCAGATTCCAGCATCAAACAGCCATTCCGCTTAGAACGTGCTAG